The DNA window TGGCGTTTAGTAGCTTGTTCCAGCCATGCTTCTCCATTTCGTAGTCCACCAGGGGAATGTAGAGGGTACAGATGACGACGGCCGGAGCCCTTATCAACAGTAAGACCCTGTTAAGAAGTTCGGCCTGCTTCCAAGCCTGGCACTTGATGGGCCTGAGGGCAAGGAGAAAATCCCGGAAAATCCCAAAGTTTTTCGATTGCGTATAATCCAGTCTCATAGTTCGGGTGTGGCGACGGTTTACGCTAACACGGGGATTTTGAATCATTCTCATTGTGGTGTAGCGTATCCTGGCCAACGAGgcattactttttttttccaagaTCTCCACTCTCGTGTCCTGTGAATAGTATTCGAACTTTCGCTCTAAATCTTGGAGCTTTAATGCGATTTCAGGTGTTTGCTCCTTATCCAgaagtttttgcattttggcaAGCGTTGCTAGGAAAGTTAAcaatattatttgtaaacaataTCTATTTtacttagttattttatagGCGAAATACTCACAGGCTCTAGCCCTTCGCAATAAGTACACATCTGTCACGTTGATAATGATGTAGCTAATGTAAACCATGAGCACAACTAAAATTTAACTCAAGGCTATTacaattttgcaaaaattttaaattgagcTTACTGAGAAATTCCAGTGGGGAATGTTTTGCGGTACAAGCAAAGTAATCCATCAAATTTGTCGCGAGgataagaaataaaatgtcGCGGACAGTTTCGTAGGAGTTCATCTTGAAGGGGGAAATGTAACATATTAGGCCACCGGAAATCGTTATCACGAACAGGGCTGACGACAAGCTGTTGGCCAACACAGGCACATGTCGGTCAACACTGGCCAAATTGGCGAAGAGGTCGGCGCAAGTGTTTCCAAAGGCCATCAGGGTAACTCCCGCCAAATGCTCGTTCATATGGAGAAATCGAGATACCACCTTCAGAGCAGGACTATAGCTGTACAcgcaaattgatttttaataaatggTTTGTTTATAGATATATTTGCTAAACATACTAAACATTAATTGTGTAGATCATCAATACTAGAATCTGGAAGCAGAGCACCACGAACAAGACGATGAAGATCATTTCCTCGAAGTAATTGATGCACCTCAGATCGCAGGCCAAGAGTCTCATGTATGGAACTACATTCGTTTTCGAAATGCAGTCCTCCGCATTCTTTACAAACTCGCATCTGTCTTCAAAGGGAAAATTGTTGGCCGCAAAACAGCTAACCGTTTTCCAAAAGTTTTCGAATTCCGCGTCCATGGCGTTTGGTGGAAAAACATCATCGGGCTTCTTGTTTATTATGCAGGGTGTCACCATTGTAATTTTATATGCTTGTAGTCCGAATTCTTTGTGTTGAATTAAACTAAGAGTGAAACTAGTGCAGGGATTACTTTGTTTTTCCACGAGTTTCCAGAAAAAACGAAGTCTTCCAAAGTTGAACTTTTTGTAACTCGTTGTTATTTTATGATAATTCTATGTAGCATTAACttacatttaaattacttGTTAAGTTGGTTACTTTTGAGCCTTCACACTTGCAATGAAAATGCTTGTAATGTTAAAAGAATCCCCGCAAATAGAGTCGTCCAGCTTCCAGCACATTCTTTTAACATGCCATGCCACATCCTCCAGCATTTCCCTACCAAAGCCACAACCTCCAACCTTTTACTGCCCTCCCAGCCTCGCCGTCAGATTTCAATGTCAATGTAATTACGCCGTAGAATATAGTATACAAATACCGACTACCGAGTAGCATAAAAAGCCAAAGCTTGTCCTGCCTGCGACTCGCTGTGATGGGAAATCAATATAAAGAATTCACTTTACGTCATCAGCTGGTGGATAAAGCCGTCGCTATAGCCACTGTGCCGGCAGCGATAGTGAAATGGCTCATAATAAGATCAAACATTGGGAAAATGGGGGGGCAGGCGCCACAGTGGCTGTCCGAAAAAGTGGACACCTTGCGCTAATAATGAAATTCCTTAAGCCAACGGATGACAGGCGGTCGTATTGTTATTGCGGACCTTTTACGCTATGTGTATGaaatttatcaaatttt is part of the Drosophila yakuba strain Tai18E2 chromosome 2R, Prin_Dyak_Tai18E2_2.1, whole genome shotgun sequence genome and encodes:
- the LOC6531362 gene encoding putative sodium/calcium exchanger 6 produces the protein MVTPCIINKKPDDVFPPNAMDAEFENFWKTVSCFAANNFPFEDRCEFVKNAEDCISKTNVVPYMRLLACDLRCINYFEEMIFIVLFVVLCFQILVLMIYTINVYYSPALKVVSRFLHMNEHLAGVTLMAFGNTCADLFANLASVDRHVPVLANSLSSALFVITISGGLICYISPFKMNSYETVRDILFLILATNLMDYFACTAKHSPLEFLIVLMVYISYIIINVTDVYLLRRARASTLAKMQKLLDKEQTPEIALKLQDLERKFEYYSQDTRVEILEKKSNASLARIRYTTMRMIQNPRVSVNRRHTRTMRLDYTQSKNFGIFRDFLLALRPIKCQAWKQAELLNRVLLLIRAPAVVICTLYIPLVDYEMEKHGWNKLLNAINAIVNPSLSISIFMAFIHREGNTLWYACMQNTLTYGAYSLVVTVPFAVFILFHSRTDVPPSYHWVFTIMNLMGSMIVIFLCATEIDTVLEVIGNKLSIEDNYMGATVKALTGNLGTLFANTAVAMHGYPKMAFASVIGGSFFTIVVTGNTVIYVRSLVRDDHSEQIEEYGQFAFIFLNMGLFTILLWSTTLGFFARRSMGLYSIGLYAVYLLYVTLVHEQIIHSFTKDSPINAAIGDI